In the Victivallis sp. Marseille-Q1083 genome, one interval contains:
- a CDS encoding glycoside hydrolase domain-containing protein: MSIRHLSALFFLPLFTAAAAGPEMPQAVIPFQTGTAPIIDGRFSPEEWSQAAVIRQIRPLGSPTAAAVATEFHLMFDDEALYVAARCFDGTPGYPEAYQRPWHDLFFNNDDAIQVVLGVADPEIAVRDKINVGGYEGALDGEVAAADFYYLFTVNAVNARQRQFNEAPLEVAGFDSAVSVQPGEGWTVELRIPFVACGLEAVAGRTIYGNLFRFRPPDMLGWHLPSYGGYAAMPFGRFVFGGDATRERFPPPRRQTLPAATCRAAIKYGPLNGVVVGSVKITGKQPELSARLEVSGCVPVEGVLQFFPAVDRDRNLLEERQALLVCPLPPGDQPERQAHFTVRDPAGKPVAEVTTVCPAMTMPEWLGTDAGAEYIDQKIPAPWTLPELVDNHLKLLHQSLEFAPNALPSAVRRNGARDALLGGPARLLISRRGTTLKLSGPPAQLALDGTQARVAGSLHADDGTAIEARAKVDFDGFIEYKFELTTPELADIDQVTVIIPLADGVAKYLLPGVSVQKAGALTGAGYRGPASTLWVGNEEEGLSFNYDTDPFRSRDIRHQLELRQTADGDELIVRLVDGAGQLQGRSALFRFFLQPTPTKPYPNRPVRSAATWWWEGWSRWHGYPDLGRTEALKTRVAELAEQNRLLTLYCCQGLQEDAPAMTEFRDDLELEPQWRYYFWQDKDCYATCKRGPEGDLQLHNYRQLIAETGIRGIMSDGLSVPWGDANVLHPYGCGRPTVAALEADTPSLVVKQREFLKRLRGLFDATGDEFWLIAHTGGGIDVNTLSFFDAYFEGEQLMRFRRGYYPSRAMFAVGYSGLPWGWRTIYWPKQLHNYDGLDTALVYALLFNSEYAVNTDTEPEELDLQLLTRFGGPDREFHPFWRPQTRLGFNSETCLVSLYYSERESLVVVGNLRYRPGEYQLDLSKLYPGRVIEVADYLRREPVDGSRLHDELAPHSCRLLVVKPAGSEPEFPPSPEEITEEPAWTVTRFDAAQWQLTNAAPESKLTANELVLAASPATGAAVATFEPQFGRNLYVEMQVKLPDRFAFQLGKLTLTYGGGFPGWGWMATGPADPYGRGWIFQSIPLNRNEFKQLVINLHDGVLDVRYDGMTVIKRLSFELPPAGNRFVVRTWHDDVVRGRLVELSTRSRRPAPPAILHPVNSVPERQP; this comes from the coding sequence ATGTCAATTCGCCACTTATCCGCTCTTTTTTTCCTGCCGCTGTTCACCGCTGCCGCCGCCGGGCCGGAAATGCCGCAGGCCGTCATTCCATTCCAAACCGGCACCGCACCAATCATCGACGGCCGCTTTTCTCCGGAAGAGTGGTCGCAGGCGGCGGTAATCCGGCAAATCCGGCCGCTGGGTTCGCCGACAGCGGCCGCGGTGGCAACAGAATTCCACTTGATGTTCGACGACGAAGCATTGTATGTCGCAGCGCGCTGTTTCGATGGTACTCCCGGTTATCCCGAAGCCTACCAGCGTCCCTGGCACGACCTCTTTTTCAACAATGACGACGCCATTCAAGTCGTTCTCGGCGTCGCTGACCCGGAGATCGCGGTCCGGGATAAAATCAACGTTGGTGGTTACGAGGGAGCGTTGGACGGCGAAGTGGCTGCCGCCGATTTCTACTACCTCTTCACCGTCAACGCCGTCAACGCCCGACAGCGCCAATTCAACGAAGCGCCGCTGGAAGTCGCCGGGTTCGATTCCGCCGTTTCGGTCCAGCCGGGCGAAGGCTGGACGGTGGAACTGCGCATTCCGTTTGTCGCCTGCGGACTCGAAGCCGTCGCCGGTCGGACCATCTATGGCAATCTCTTCCGTTTCCGTCCGCCGGACATGCTGGGTTGGCATTTGCCGAGTTATGGCGGTTACGCAGCGATGCCGTTCGGCCGGTTCGTCTTCGGCGGCGACGCCACGCGGGAACGGTTTCCGCCTCCCCGGCGGCAGACGTTGCCGGCAGCGACCTGCCGGGCGGCGATCAAATACGGGCCGTTGAACGGCGTGGTGGTCGGCAGCGTCAAGATCACCGGGAAACAGCCGGAGCTGTCCGCCCGGCTGGAAGTCAGCGGCTGCGTCCCGGTGGAAGGCGTGCTGCAATTCTTCCCTGCCGTCGACCGCGACCGGAATCTGCTGGAAGAGCGCCAAGCGCTGCTGGTCTGCCCTCTGCCGCCGGGCGACCAGCCGGAACGCCAAGCCCATTTCACAGTCCGCGATCCAGCCGGCAAACCGGTTGCCGAAGTGACGACCGTCTGCCCGGCGATGACCATGCCGGAATGGCTGGGAACCGACGCCGGGGCCGAATATATCGATCAAAAAATCCCAGCGCCGTGGACGCTGCCCGAACTCGTCGACAATCATTTGAAACTGCTGCATCAGTCGCTGGAATTCGCCCCGAACGCGCTGCCGTCGGCAGTCCGGCGCAACGGAGCGCGAGATGCGTTGCTCGGCGGTCCGGCCCGGTTGCTCATCTCCCGGCGGGGAACGACATTGAAACTTTCCGGACCGCCGGCCCAACTGGCGCTCGACGGCACTCAGGCAAGAGTTGCCGGCAGCCTGCACGCCGATGACGGCACCGCCATCGAAGCGCGGGCCAAAGTCGACTTCGACGGCTTCATCGAATACAAATTCGAACTCACCACACCAGAGCTGGCGGATATCGACCAGGTGACGGTCATCATTCCGCTGGCGGACGGCGTGGCGAAATACCTGCTACCCGGTGTTTCGGTTCAGAAAGCCGGCGCGCTGACCGGCGCCGGCTACCGCGGCCCGGCCTCGACATTATGGGTCGGCAATGAAGAGGAAGGACTCTCGTTTAATTACGATACCGACCCATTCCGGTCACGGGATATCCGCCATCAACTGGAACTGCGCCAAACGGCGGACGGCGATGAATTGATCGTGCGGCTGGTGGACGGCGCCGGACAATTGCAGGGCCGCTCGGCGCTTTTCCGTTTCTTCCTGCAGCCGACTCCCACCAAGCCTTATCCGAACCGCCCGGTGCGCTCCGCGGCGACCTGGTGGTGGGAAGGCTGGAGCCGCTGGCACGGCTACCCCGACCTCGGCAGAACGGAAGCGTTGAAAACCCGGGTGGCAGAGCTGGCAGAGCAAAACCGGTTGCTGACCCTCTATTGCTGCCAGGGTCTGCAGGAGGACGCCCCGGCGATGACAGAGTTCCGCGACGATCTGGAGCTGGAACCGCAATGGCGTTATTATTTCTGGCAGGACAAGGATTGTTACGCGACCTGCAAACGTGGGCCGGAGGGTGATCTGCAACTGCACAACTACCGCCAGCTGATCGCCGAAACCGGTATTCGCGGCATCATGAGCGACGGACTTTCGGTTCCCTGGGGAGACGCCAACGTGCTACATCCGTACGGCTGCGGCCGCCCGACAGTGGCAGCGCTGGAAGCAGACACTCCCAGCCTGGTAGTCAAGCAGCGGGAATTTCTGAAACGGCTGCGCGGCCTTTTCGACGCCACCGGCGACGAATTCTGGCTGATCGCCCACACCGGCGGCGGAATCGACGTCAATACCCTGAGTTTCTTCGACGCCTACTTCGAAGGCGAACAACTGATGCGTTTCCGGCGCGGCTATTACCCGTCCCGGGCGATGTTCGCCGTCGGCTATTCCGGCCTGCCGTGGGGCTGGCGCACCATCTACTGGCCGAAACAACTGCACAACTACGACGGTCTGGACACGGCGCTGGTCTATGCGCTGCTCTTCAACAGCGAGTACGCCGTCAATACCGACACCGAACCGGAAGAGCTCGACCTGCAACTGCTGACCCGATTCGGCGGCCCCGACCGGGAGTTCCATCCCTTCTGGCGCCCTCAGACCCGACTCGGCTTCAACTCGGAAACCTGCCTGGTTTCGCTCTATTACAGCGAACGGGAATCGTTGGTCGTAGTCGGCAATTTGCGTTACCGCCCGGGCGAATATCAACTGGATTTGAGCAAACTGTATCCGGGGCGGGTGATCGAAGTCGCCGATTATCTGCGCCGGGAACCGGTCGACGGCAGCCGGTTACACGACGAACTGGCGCCGCACAGTTGCCGGCTCCTGGTCGTCAAACCGGCCGGAAGCGAACCGGAATTTCCGCCTTCGCCTGAAGAAATTACGGAGGAACCGGCCTGGACGGTCACCCGTTTCGACGCCGCGCAGTGGCAGCTTACCAACGCGGCACCGGAGAGCAAGCTGACAGCGAACGAACTGGTGCTGGCGGCCTCGCCGGCAACCGGCGCGGCCGTGGCAACGTTCGAACCGCAGTTCGGACGGAATTTGTATGTGGAAATGCAGGTCAAACTGCCGGACCGTTTCGCCTTTCAATTGGGGAAACTGACACTCACCTATGGCGGCGGCTTTCCCGGCTGGGGCTGGATGGCCACCGGTCCGGCCGATCCCTATGGGCGCGGCTGGATTTTCCAATCGATCCCGCTGAACCGCAATGAATTCAAGCAACTGGTGATCAACCTGCATGACGGCGTCCTCGACGTCCGGTACGACGGCATGACCGTGATCAAGCGTCTCAGTTTCGAGCTGCCGCCGGCCGGCAACCGTTTTGTCGTCCGAACTTGGCATGACGATGTCGTCCGCGGCCGGCTGGTGGAACTGTCGACCCGATCACGCCGACCG